The genomic DNA CCCCACACTGCTCTCTGTAGtaacctgatggtcctctgaggcagataactaacgataaccccacactgccctctgtagtaacctgatggtcctctgaggtagataactaacgataacccacactgccctctgtagtaacctgatggtcctctgaggtagataactaacgataacccacactgccctctgtagtaacctgatggtcctctgaggtaGATAACTAACGATAACCCACACTGCTCTCTGTAGTAACCTGCTGGTCCTCTGAGGTAGATAACTAACGATAacccacactgccctctgtagtaacctgatggtcctctgaggtagataactaacgataaccccacactgccctctgtagtaacctgatggtcctctgaggtagataactaacgataaccccacactgccctctgtagtaacctgatggtcctctgaggtagataactaacgataaccccacactgccctctgtagtaacctgatggtcctctgaggtagataactaacgataaccccacactgccctctgtagtaacctgatggtcctctgaggtagataactaacgataacccacactgccctctgtagtaacctgatggtcctctgaggtagataactaacgataaccccacactgccctctgtagtaacctgatggtcctctgaggtagataactaacgataacccacactgccctctgtagtaacctgatggtcctctgaggcagataactaacgataaccccacactgccctctgtagtaacctgatggtcctctgaggtagataactaacgataacccccacactgccctctgtagtaacctgatggtcctctgaggtagataactaacgataaccccacactgccctctgtagtaacctgatggtcctctgaggtagataactaacgataaccccacactgccctctgtagtaacctgatggtcctctgaggtagataactaacgataacccacactgccctctgtagtaacctgatggtcctctgaggtagataactaacgataaccccacactgccctctgtagtaacctgatggtcctctgaggtagataactaacgataaccccacactgccctctgtagtaacctgatggtcctctgaggtagataactaatgataaccccacactgccctctgtagtaacctgatggtcctctgaggtagataactaacgataaccccacactgccctctgtagtaacctgatggtcctctgaggtagataactaacgataaccccacactgccctctgtagtaacctgatggtcctctgaggtagataactaacgataaccccacactgccctctgtagtaacctgatggtcctctgaggtagataactaacgataaccccacactgccctctgtagtaacctgatggtcctctgaggtagataactaacgattacccacactgccctctgtagtaacctgatggtcctctgaggtagataactaacgattacccacactgccctctgtagtaacctgatggtcctctgaggtagataactaacgataaccccacactgccctctgtagtaacctgatggtcctctgaggtagataactaacgataacccacactgccctctgtagtaacctgatggtcctctgaggtagataactaacgataaccccacactgccctctgtagtaacctgatggtcctctgaggtagataactaacgattacccacactgccctctgtagtaacctgatggtcctctgaggcagataactaacgataaccccacactgccctctgtagtaacctgatggtcctctgaggtagataactaacgattacccacactgccctctgtagtaacctgatggtcctctgaggtagataactaacgataaccccacactgccctctgtagtaacctgatggtcctctgaggtagataactaacgataacccacactgccctctgtagtaacctgatggtcctctgaggtagataactaacgataaccccacactgccctctgtagtaacctgatggtcctctgaggtagataactaacgattacccacactgccctctgtagtaacctgatggtcctctgaggtagataactaacgattacccacactgccctctgtagtaacctgatggtcctctgaggtagataactaacgattacccacactgccctctgtagtaacctgatggtcctctgaggtaGATAACTAACGATTACCCACACTGCTCTCTGTAGtaacctgatggtcctctgaggtagataactaacgattacccacactgccctctgtagtaacctgatggtcctctgaggtagataactaacgataaccccacactgccctctatagtaacctgatggtcctctgaggtagataactaacgattacccacactgccctctgtagtaacctgatggtcctctgaggtagataactaacgattacccacactgccctctgtagtaacctgatggtcctctgaggtagataactaacgattacccacactgccctctgtagtaacctgatggtcctctgaggtagataactaacgattacccacactgccctctgtagtaacctgatggtcctctgaggtagataactaacgataacccacactgccctctgtagtaacctgatggtcctctgaggtagataactaacgataacccacactgccctctgtagtaacctgatggtcctctgaggtagataactaacaattacccacactgccctctgtagtaacctgatggtcctctgaggtagataactaacgattacccacactgccctctgtagtaacctgatggtcctctgacCATATAATTGAGTTAGTCTGTGATACTTTACATGTGCCTTCCTCACTCATTAACCGGTGTCATACAATCACATGACAGTTTGGATTTATATTCCCACAAGGAGCCTAATGAAGCAGGTTTACTGTAATTACTCTTTCTGAAATAGACTTTATGAAGGATTACCAGAACTTAAACTAAAACGTAAAGGATGGAAGAGGGTAAATTCTCAACATCAAACTTTCAACCCCTCTTTAGAGTCATTTGCATGCCCGGGATGGtattaaatacctttttttttaaataaagagggTAAAACATAACCCCGCATTCTCAACATCAAACATTCGATCCCAAACTTTCGTTCCCATGCCAGCTAATGATGCGGATTTTAACTGTAATTACTCTTCCTGAAATAGACTTCATGAAGGATTACCAGAACACCCGCTTAGAAGGGACTAAAATATACAAGATGACCGTTTGGATGAGAGCTAAGATGGCTCCCTAATTTCTCAATACTACACTTTACAACTCCTATCTTGAGATCCATTTGCATCTTAAGGATGGTAGAACATCTTGTTGTAAGATAATTAAAATGGAACCTCAAAAATGAGTCACGGTCAACCTTATCTTGACCCCTAAATTACAcactttctcttcttctcttgcTTTTGACAAATGGTTATTGTAAATTAGATCCTTAAAATGTGTAAATGTCCACCTTTTCAACCTGTATCTTCAGAATCCTCAAGTTAGGGACATTAAAAGTTATTGTAGAGAAatcctccttttctcctctctatAATAAATGTTCTACCCTCTGTTTTCCCCCCGGCCCATTCTGGTTGTGCAGATCAGGTCAATAGAAACCCATTTACTCCCTGTCTGTCCTTTAGGATAGTATGTGAATCATTGTTGCTGAATCACCACATCTGTTATagcggctgctgctgctgcttctgccTGCTCATTGTCTCAAGGACTGCCATGTACCTTGTCTTCTGTTCCCCGCCTACCAAAAAAAGGCTCttatgtctcaaatggcaccctgttctttATTATTCTCTAgtttgtgcactacttttaaccaggacccTTATAGGGAATTGGGTGTTATTTGGGACACGGTCTTCatggtatttattttttttactaggcaagtcagttaagaacaaatacttatttacaatgacaacctaggaacagtgggttaactgccttgttcaggggcagaacaaccggTTTTTACCTTGTTGACTCGGGGATTagatcaagcaacctttcggttactggcccaacgctctaaccactaggctacctgcctcctctaaccactaggctacctgcctcctctaaccactaggctacctgcctcctctaaccactaggctacctgcctcctctaaccactaggctacctgcctcctctaaccactaggctacctgcctcctctaaccactaggctacctgcctcctctaaccactaggctacctgcctcctctaaccactaggctacctgcctcctctaaccactgggctacctgcctcctctaaccactaggctacctgcctcctctaaccactaggctacctgcctccgctagtaatgttagctagcgagccagccatctaacgtcagatagctagctaacagtaagctttaacttaGAATgtaaacaactttctgacaaaataagAAACGTATAAAACTGAGCCGCTCCCTACCGACTGAGCCCTACCGACTGAGCCCTACCGACTGAGCCCTACCGACTGAGCCGCTCCCTACCGACTGAGCCGCTCCCTACAGACTGAGCCCTACCGACTGAGCCGCTCCCTACCGACTGAGCCGCTCCCTACAGACTGAGCCCTACGACTTTCTGACAAGAtaagaaacgtataatatctgaaactgtagctagactcttacccgtatagaTGGATGAACATGTCACAGCAGATTGGaacccctttcattaaataagacgtcctgtgtcGTTTCTGTTCTGTTTGTACAGCTTGCTTGGTCCATTGTGTCAGGTccctctggttcacactgaccgtgtgcaATGCCATCAGAATCATCTTCAGCGTTAGCCCCAGCccaaactctgaccattttactcctcCTAGCAGAGCAATGCCATCAGAATCATCTTCAGCGTTAGCCCCAGCccaaactctgaccattttactcctcCTAGCAGAGCAATGCCATCAGAATCATCTTCAGCGTTAGCCCCAGCccaaactctgaccattttactcctcCTAGCAGAGCAATGCCATCAGAATCATCTTCAGCGTTAGCCCCAGCccaaactctgaccattttactcctcCTAGCAGAGCAATGCCATCAGAATCATCTTCAGCGTTAGCCCCAGCccaaactctgaccattttactcttcctagcagagctggttaggctgttttcatgttatccagagcgttggtgactgtaacccTGTGTTgtaatgccaagtgtgtgcaaagctgtcatcaaggcaaagggtggcttctttgaataatctcaagtataaaatatattttgatatgtttaacacttttttggttactacatgattccatatgtgttatttcatagttttgatgtcttcactattattctacaatgtagaaaatagtaaaaataaagaaaaaacccttgaatgagtaggtgtatccgaacttttgactggtactgtatatatatatatatatatatatatatatatatattgtttttttaaACTTACAGGGGTCCTAACATTTTATGGCCATATTTAAACAACTGCTTTGTTGATATTGTGATCAGCGGGCTTAGACCTCCAGGTTAAAACCTTGGCTGTAGGGTGGAGGGACATCATAAACACCAGGAGAGGCTTTTACTGGCTGCATGGGTTCTGCTCTGTATAATAAACACTGTATTAGTGttagtcacaaatggcaccctattccctacatagtgcaccaccTTTGAATCCTATGTGCCCTAGTTAAAGTAAGTGCACTATAAAGTGTCTGTTTCTTCATGGTCTGTGACTTGATCCTGGCTGGCAAAGttattttctgtctgtctgtctgtctgtctgtctgtctgtctgtctgtctgtctgtcactccttAGTGACTTCTTGTCTTCCTGGAGCGTAAGTTAGTAAGAGGGTGGCACTATAGCAAgtccaaggttgtgggttcaagtcCTGCAtggatcacatacacacactgaagcATGTTTGCATTAATTCATTGTACTGTAAGTGGCTTTGTATGAAGCTAAGGGGACTGTATCGTTATTATGACAAAGTATTATAGAATCATAGAGGTGTGAATGGAATGCCAAGGTTGTTGCATGAGTCAAGTCCCAAATGCATCACACATCCTCAGATCATCTGCTGTTAGGGTAACATAtcaccattattattattattattacaattgGCATAGCTAGTTATCAAGGTTGTATAGGtgatgctactactgctgctactactaccaccaatactactgctgctactactactgctaccaccaatactactgctactgctactgctaccaccaatactactgctgctactactattactactgctgctactagtattactactgctgctactactactactactgctagtactactaccgctactactactgctactactactgctactgctgccgctactactactactactactactactactactactactgctgcttctactactgctgctgtaacagtgtaggttccgtccctctcttcgcccaaATCTGGGCTCGAatcagggacccttgcacacatcaacaactgacacccaccgaagcatcgttacccatcgcgccacaaaagccgcggcccttgcaatgcaaggggaacaaccacttcaggtctcagagcgagtgacgtcaccgattgaaacgctattagcgcgcaccaccgctaactaactagcggttacactgctactactactactgctgctactactactactactactactactactactgccactactactactgctactactactactactactactactactgccactactactactactactactactactactactactactactactactactactactgctgctgctacaactactactactactactactactactactgctgctactactactactactactacttctactgatgatgctactactactactactactactgctacttctgctactgctaccactactactactactgctactactactacctttactactactaatactactattaccactacttcTGCTACTAGTACTATTGCTGTTGCTActgctagtactgctactactactactactactactactactactactactactactacttctactgctactactactactactacttctgctactactactgatgctgctactactgctactaatactactactactaccactactgctacttctgctactgctacttctactactactgctactactgatgcttctactgctactactactactactagtactactactttTGAtcctactactactggtgctgctactactactactgctaccactactattactactactactgctaccgctactattactactactactactactactactactactgccactactactactactacttctggtgctgctactactaccactgctaccactactactactactactactactactactactactgctgctatagCTGCTACTTCTAccactgctacaactactactactactactacttctactacttctggtgctgctactactgctaccgctactactactactactactactactacttctacaacttctactactactacaacttctactactacttctacctcTACTACTATAGCTGCTACTTCTAccactgctacaactactactactactactacttctactacttctggtgctgctactactgctactgctactactactactactactactactactgctaccactactactactactactactactactactactggtgctgttactactaccactgctaccactactaacactactactactactaccactactactactgctgctactactactactactactactactactactactactaccactgctaacactactaatactactaatactactactactactattactactactaccactgctaacactactaatactactaatactactaatactgctactactactacttccactgctaccactactactaatactactaatactactaatactgctactactactactaccactgctaacactactaatactactaatactactaatactgctactactgctactactactgctactattactacttccactgctaccactactaatactactactactactactactactactactactactactactactggtgctgttactactaccactgctaccactactaacactactactactactaccactactactactgctgctactactactactactactactactactactactactactaccactgctaacactactaatactactaatactactactactactactactactaccactgctaacactactaatactactaatactactaatactgctactactactacttccactgctaccactactactactactgctaacactactactactactactactactaatactgctactgctactgcctAGAATGAGAGGGAATAAAAAAGCAATTGTCAGAAACAGGCTTTAATGACGTGCAGTAAACCATGGTCAATGTTctgcatgttagtgtgtgtgtgtgtgtgtgtgtgcgtgcgtgtgtgtgtgtgtgtgtgtgtgtgtgtgtgtgtgtgtgtgtctattcagCTCAATATGCTGTTGTTTGATGAAGGTCATGTTGTTCTCAGCTTGAACTCAATATACCTACTACTGCATCACACTAaagttctcttctgttctcttctgttctcttctgttctcctctcttctgttttctcttctgttctgttctcttcggttctgttctgttctcttctgttatcttctgttctcttctattctcttctgttctgttctcttctgttctgttctcttctgttctcttctgttctcttctgttctgttctcttctgttctgcaagatggtaagtaataatatggggatgaggtgtgatatttacagatgggctgtgtacaggtacagtgatcggtaagctgctctgacagctgatgcttaaagttagagagggagatataagactccagcttcagtgatttttgcaattcattccagtcattggcagcagagaactggcaggaaaggcagccaaaggaagtgttggctttggggatgaccagtgaaatatacctgctggagtacATGCTATGAGtgtgtgttgctatggtgaccagtgaactgagataaggcggggctttacctatcaaagacttatagatgacctggagccagtgggtttggtgacgaatatgtagtgagggccagccaacgagagcatacaggtcgcagtggtgggtagtatatggggctttggtgacaaaacggatggcactgtgatggactgcatccaatttgccgagtagagtgttggaggctattttgtaaatgacattgccaaagttaaggatcggtaggatagtcagtttttgagggtatgtttggcagcattgttgcgaaataggaagccaattctagatttaattttggattggagatgtttgatgtgagtctggaaggagagtttacagtctaaccagacaccctaggcatttgtagttgtccacatattctaagtcagaaccgtccagagtagtgatgctagtcgggcgggcaggtgcgggcagcgatcggttgaagagcatgcatttggttttactagcgtttaagagcagttggaggccatggaaggagagttgtatggcactgaagcttgtttggaggtttgttaacacagtgtccaaagaagggccagaagtatacagaatggtgtcgtctgcatagaggtggatcagagaatcaccagcagcaagagcgacatcattgatatatacagagaaaatagtcagcccgagaattgaaccccgtggcacccccatagagactgccagaggcccggacaacaggccctccgatttgacacactgaactctgtctgagaagtagttggtgaaccagacgaggcagtcattcgagaaaccaaggctattgagtctgctgataagaatgcagtgattgacatagtcgaaagccttggccaggtcgatgaagacggctgcacagttctgtcttttatcgatggcggttatgatatcgtttaggaccttgagcgtggctgaggtacacccatgaaCAGCTCAGAAACTAGATTGCatgcggagaaggtacggtgggattcgaaatggtcggggatctgtttgttaacttggctttcgaagaccttagaaaggcagggcaggatggatataggtgtAGGTATAGATGAGGTATAGATATAGGTGTATAGAATAGatgtaggtctataacagtttgggtctagagtgtctccccctttgaagagggggatgactgcagcagCAATATGTTGACTTGTCATCAGACTTTACAACCCTGGACCATACAACCAAACATCTGAAATGACTCAAAGCCTGACTGGCTCCCTGACTGTCTGGTTGTctggctgtctgactgactgactgactggctgactggctgattggttgtctggctgtctgactgactgactgactgactggctgtctgtctgactgactggatagGGAATTGGTTGTTATTTGGGACGTGTCCTTGTCTATATTCCAGTCCCCCTGCTCTGTAAATTGCCAATTTAGTGTTGTGGGTATGTGTGAAATAAAGACGGCTAGCAGCAACAGTCTCTCGTAGTGTAGAGGCTGTAAGTAGGCATTGATTGATGAATGGGACCAGCAGACAGGGTAATAAATAGAGTGATACTGGGggccgcgtcccaaatggcatcatattccctatgtagcatactacttttcaccagaaccCTAGTGTGTCATTGGGGACGCAGCGTGAGAAGTGCACAAGGACATCAGTTATTTATCTGTTGGTGTAGAGCCAGAAAGGATTCTGGATCAGTCTTCTAACAACACCAGCACTGGGTACTATTAGTCCAGGAGATAAGCTGAAAAATGTTCAATTTGGTATAGAAGCGTGAAAGTTGGCACACTTGTATATTTTTTTCACTATGAACAAAAGCCGATATAGTGCAATTTCAGCAAAGCCTCAGGTCGGTGTGTAGCGCCCCCTATAGGTCAATGGTGAAAATGCATTTACCTGTATTGACGTATTGACGTTTTGGGTTATGGTTTCCCCTGTGTTGGGTCTATATGGCCCCAACATGGATTAAAACAACATATGACCTTTGTTTTTTTTCCTTTATGATCACAACAATTATGAAAAATCTGAAAACTCAGTAAAAAATCTAATATTTTTACTTTTAAAGTGGTGTATTAAATACAAAGTTATATTTCACACTCTTAAAAAAGATTATATAGCTGTTCCCTGAAGTCTACTTATCATATATACAaagttataaactgggtggttcaagccctgaatgctgattggctggcaCATGGCTATATTTCAATACATAATTGCTACATAATGCCCAATGATGGCTTGAAATGTTTGAGATGGTGTATTGAAATatagccatatatatatatatatataaacatttttttacattttttacatatatatatatatatatatatatatatatatatatatatatatatatgtaaaaaatgtaaaaaaatgtttttttttaaatatatatatatatatatataaaaaaacatttttttacattttagtcatttagcagacgctcttatccagagcgacttacagtagtgaatgcattcattttttctccatatatatatatatatatatatattatactgtgttttcagaccccttgatgttttccacattttgttatgttacagccttattctaaaattgataaaaatgtattccctcatcaatctacacacaacaccccataatgacaaagcacaaaatcgttttcatcaaggttctctctgtactttgctcctttcatctttccctcgatcctgactagtctcccagtccctgccgctgaaaaacatccccacatcaagatgctgccacctccatgcttcaccgtagggatggtgccatgtttcctccagacgtgacgcttgacattcaagccaaagagttcaatcttggtttcatcagaccagagaatcttgtttctcatggtctgagagtcctttaggtgccttttggcaaactccaaaacgagctgtcatgtgccttttactgaggattggcttccatctggccactctaccataaaggcctgattggttgtgtgctgcagagatggttgtccttctggaaggttctcccatccacagaggaactctggagctctgtgggGTAGTTTAACTCCTGTCCCTGCGGCTAATGGGGTAGCTTAATTCCTGTCCCTGGGGGCTAGTGGGGTAGTTTAACTCCTGTCCCTGGGGGCTGGTGGGGTAGTTTAACTCCTGTCCCTGGGGGCTGGTGGGGTAGTTTAACTCCTGTCCCTGGGGGCTAGTGGGGTAGTTTAACTCCTGTCCCTGGGGGCTGGTGGGGTAGTTTAACTCCTGTCCCTGGGGGCTTGTGGGGTGGTTTAACTTCTGTCCCTGGAGCTAGTGGGGTAGTTTAACTCCT from Salmo trutta chromosome 26, fSalTru1.1, whole genome shotgun sequence includes the following:
- the LOC115163938 gene encoding uncharacterized protein DDB_G0271670-like gives rise to the protein SGSSGSSNSTSSSSSSSSSSSGSSSSSSSSSSSSSSSSSSSSSSSSSSSSGSSSSSSSS